The Paenibacillus tianjinensis genome has a window encoding:
- a CDS encoding putative amidoligase domain-containing protein, which translates to MNEGLNVFVGLTPGQREARLLRCGLHAAMTSAGEGKPRQAKAGNSNKKAVNTYGSEPESISHKQRYRVSVFNLEVIQFQALGTGQAMRKDLHSGGLRTAAERETVNSGFTGGNGLGNAGNGFGAWDGQQEGNSLPVMRRGTAGLLRGTAIRALYSLGLDSGVVWLTAMGERHYAVEDVIPLLNTPGQPLPAPFQAASQALALALAGEQPGRPGLLMGMDPEFLLLRGSSGRVVPASRFLPLDGVAGCDAGPPGTQGMFPVAELRPAPRGEPRALLAQLMSAARAADRLVADRSLSWRAGGMPLRGWALGGHLHFSGVTLTAPLLRALDNYLALPLMLLEDARATARRPRYGVLGDFRIQPHGGFEYRTLPSFLVSPVIAKGAVFLAHLIVSRYEDLALRPLDREDLHAAYYSGNKTPLRAAFIPLQAQLRSLRGYAQAARYVEPLLEYIAAERTWDESRDIRMLWQGCSQSTPV; encoded by the coding sequence ATGAATGAAGGGCTTAACGTGTTCGTCGGGTTAACACCGGGTCAACGGGAAGCCAGACTGCTGCGCTGCGGGCTCCATGCGGCAATGACTTCTGCGGGAGAGGGAAAGCCGAGGCAAGCGAAGGCTGGCAACTCTAATAAAAAGGCAGTAAATACATATGGTTCTGAACCAGAGAGCATTTCGCATAAACAGCGTTACCGGGTTAGTGTGTTCAATCTTGAGGTAATTCAGTTCCAGGCACTTGGTACAGGACAGGCTATGAGGAAGGACCTGCATAGCGGAGGTCTTCGAACTGCTGCTGAGCGGGAGACAGTCAATTCGGGATTTACAGGCGGAAACGGGCTTGGGAATGCAGGAAACGGCTTTGGCGCTTGGGATGGCCAGCAGGAGGGTAACAGTCTTCCGGTCATGCGGCGTGGAACAGCCGGATTGCTGCGGGGAACGGCGATACGTGCGCTTTACAGCTTGGGATTGGATAGTGGTGTGGTGTGGTTAACCGCTATGGGCGAGCGGCATTATGCAGTAGAGGATGTTATTCCGCTGCTTAACACACCTGGCCAGCCGCTGCCGGCGCCATTCCAGGCTGCTTCACAGGCGCTGGCCTTGGCACTGGCCGGGGAGCAGCCCGGCCGCCCCGGTCTGCTGATGGGCATGGACCCGGAGTTCCTCCTGCTCCGGGGGAGCTCCGGCCGCGTCGTGCCCGCGTCGCGGTTCCTGCCCCTGGATGGCGTCGCGGGCTGCGACGCCGGGCCCCCGGGAACACAGGGCATGTTCCCGGTCGCCGAGCTGCGCCCTGCACCGCGCGGGGAACCGCGCGCGCTGCTGGCTCAGCTGATGTCCGCCGCCAGGGCAGCGGACCGGCTTGTCGCCGACCGCTCGCTGAGCTGGCGTGCGGGAGGGATGCCGCTGAGAGGCTGGGCCCTCGGCGGCCATCTGCACTTCAGCGGCGTGACGCTGACGGCGCCGCTGCTGCGCGCGCTCGACAACTACCTCGCGCTGCCGCTGATGCTGCTCGAGGACGCCAGGGCGACTGCCCGGCGTCCGCGTTACGGCGTGCTCGGCGATTTCCGGATTCAGCCGCATGGCGGCTTCGAATACCGGACCCTGCCGAGCTTCCTGGTGTCCCCGGTCATCGCCAAAGGCGCGGTCTTCCTGGCTCACCTGATTGTGAGCCGCTACGAAGACCTTGCGCTGCGCCCGCTCGACCGGGAAGATCTGCATGCCGCTTATTACAGCGGCAACAAAACCCCGCTGCGCGCAGCTTTTATCCCGCTGCAGGCGCAGCTGAGGTCCCTTCGCGGCTATGCCCAGGCCGCCCGGTATGTTGAACCGCTGCTGGAGTACATCGCAGCAGAACGGACATGGGATGAGTCACGCGATATCCGCATGTTGTGGCAGGGTTGCTCACAGAGCACGCCGGTGTGA
- a CDS encoding GNAT family N-acetyltransferase translates to MIRKLHEADRTRLMELVGRNPAINLYIIGDVENFGFDQEFLELWGECNSPDGPLKAILVRYYNSYLPYAEGPFDVDGFAGLVRLNKEAEMISGATDVVQAFRERMNIRDEKQMYFAELKELGEVPRPATAASLAIQKATIQHVDAICTLTDQIEEFLSRPDDSRKSLHKTLESGTGRTYFVEQDGKIIATASTSAENSLSAMIVAVATHPQYRNQGLASHLMAKLCADMLAEGKSLCLFYNNPQAGLIYKKLGFRDIGSWTMMYLNPPL, encoded by the coding sequence ATGATACGAAAATTGCATGAAGCTGACCGGACACGGCTGATGGAGCTCGTTGGCCGCAATCCGGCAATCAACCTGTATATTATCGGGGACGTGGAGAACTTTGGCTTTGATCAGGAGTTTTTGGAGCTGTGGGGTGAATGTAATTCTCCGGATGGTCCGCTAAAAGCAATACTGGTCCGTTACTATAACAGTTATCTGCCTTATGCCGAAGGCCCGTTTGACGTGGACGGTTTTGCCGGGCTGGTGCGCTTGAATAAAGAGGCTGAAATGATATCCGGGGCTACAGATGTTGTGCAGGCTTTTAGAGAACGGATGAATATCCGGGATGAAAAGCAAATGTACTTCGCGGAGCTGAAGGAATTGGGAGAAGTCCCACGCCCCGCTACAGCTGCTTCACTTGCCATCCAAAAGGCGACGATTCAACATGTCGATGCCATCTGTACACTGACAGATCAGATTGAGGAATTTCTCAGCAGACCTGATGATTCGCGGAAAAGTCTGCACAAAACGCTGGAAAGCGGCACGGGCCGAACCTATTTCGTAGAGCAGGACGGGAAGATTATTGCCACAGCATCCACCTCTGCAGAGAATTCACTGTCGGCGATGATCGTTGCTGTGGCTACTCATCCACAATACAGGAATCAAGGGCTAGCGTCTCACTTAATGGCTAAGCTGTGCGCGGATATGCTTGCAGAAGGCAAATCCCTGTGCCTTTTCTACAATAATCCTCAAGCCGGCCTGATCTACAAAAAGTTGGGCTTCCGCGACATCGGCTCATGGACAATGATGTATTTAAATCCGCCGTTATAA
- a CDS encoding ABC transporter substrate-binding protein yields the protein MKNKILALMIIILCFSVLAGCGGESAAVKVKVGEVTRSVFYAPEYVALSQNFFKDEGLDVELQTIPGGDKTMTALLSGAIDVALVGSETSIYVYQQGADDPVINFAQLTQRDGTFLFARKAEGEFSWDQLKGATFLGQRKGGMPQMAGAFTLLNKGIDAGKDLTLIQNIDFANIAGAFASGTGDYVQLFEPQASIFESEGRGSVVASFGVESGYLPYTVFMSKKSYINKNSDTVQKFTNAIQRAQLWVKEHSPEEIADAVLPYFDKTDRNIVISAIKRYKEQDTYAVNPVIDDKEWNNLLDVIENAGELQERVPAGKIVDNSFAEKAEAGIKSGAAK from the coding sequence ATGAAAAACAAGATACTGGCGCTCATGATCATCATCTTGTGTTTCTCAGTGCTCGCGGGCTGCGGCGGAGAGTCAGCTGCGGTAAAGGTGAAGGTCGGCGAAGTTACCCGTTCTGTCTTTTATGCGCCTGAGTACGTGGCTTTATCGCAGAACTTCTTCAAGGATGAGGGGCTGGATGTCGAGCTGCAGACCATTCCGGGCGGTGACAAAACAATGACTGCCTTGCTCTCCGGAGCCATTGATGTGGCACTGGTTGGATCGGAAACATCAATCTATGTGTACCAGCAGGGGGCTGATGATCCGGTAATCAATTTCGCACAGCTGACCCAGCGGGATGGCACATTCCTGTTCGCCCGCAAGGCAGAAGGTGAATTCAGCTGGGACCAGTTGAAGGGGGCAACCTTCCTTGGACAAAGAAAAGGCGGGATGCCACAGATGGCCGGTGCGTTTACCCTGCTGAACAAAGGCATTGATGCCGGGAAGGATCTCACACTAATCCAAAATATTGATTTTGCCAATATCGCCGGTGCGTTTGCCTCAGGTACAGGTGATTACGTGCAGCTGTTCGAGCCGCAGGCATCGATTTTTGAAAGTGAAGGGCGCGGTTCAGTAGTCGCCTCGTTTGGTGTAGAAAGCGGATATCTGCCGTACACAGTCTTTATGTCGAAGAAAAGCTACATTAATAAAAATAGCGACACCGTACAAAAATTCACAAACGCGATCCAGCGGGCGCAGCTGTGGGTGAAGGAGCATAGTCCTGAAGAGATTGCTGATGCAGTGCTGCCGTATTTTGATAAGACGGACCGGAATATCGTCATCTCTGCGATTAAGCGCTACAAGGAACAGGACACTTATGCAGTAAATCCGGTTATAGATGACAAGGAATGGAACAATCTGCTCGATGTGATCGAGAATGCCGGAGAACTGCAGGAACGGGTTCCGGCTGGCAAAATCGTCGATAACAGCTTTGCTGAGAAGGCTGAAGCGGGCATTAAATCAGGAGCAGCCAAGTGA
- a CDS encoding aromatic acid exporter family protein — protein MGFRIIKTAAATLLSILLAAAAGIPNAQSAGLLAILGVETTRKRSVRTITARFSASLVGLLIGCILFYVLGFHYWVLGLYVLFGFPMIVKSGFKEGIVTSSVIVFRVFGQAELSMHVLLQQIELLAIGLGSAGLVNLIYMPETGGVISGIRKEVDGYFSVIFKQMATTLRDPSYLWDGKELIGANEAVQRGLTAASREMENHVIHPDEAWNVYFYMRKEQLESIQNMMQLLSQVYRQLPHGDMVAELFDQLSGDVLAEEYTGRTERLLEGVEQEFQQMELPDTREEFEVRSAILQVCRELALYLKIAKRHKVPVEVKPVNRLSSFKGNW, from the coding sequence ATGGGATTTCGGATTATCAAAACAGCGGCTGCCACGCTGCTGTCCATTCTGCTGGCAGCCGCCGCGGGTATACCTAATGCGCAAAGTGCCGGCCTGCTCGCGATTCTCGGGGTAGAAACAACGCGTAAAAGGAGTGTTCGAACGATCACGGCGCGTTTTTCCGCCTCGTTAGTGGGACTCTTAATAGGTTGTATTCTTTTTTATGTGCTGGGTTTTCACTACTGGGTGCTGGGGCTTTACGTGCTCTTCGGCTTTCCGATGATCGTCAAGTCGGGCTTCAAGGAAGGGATTGTAACAAGCTCTGTTATCGTGTTCCGCGTGTTTGGACAAGCTGAGCTTTCGATGCATGTCCTGCTCCAGCAGATCGAACTGCTGGCAATCGGACTCGGATCGGCCGGTCTTGTGAATCTGATTTATATGCCGGAGACTGGGGGTGTGATATCCGGTATCCGTAAAGAGGTAGACGGGTACTTTTCAGTGATTTTCAAACAGATGGCTACAACGCTGCGTGATCCTTCCTATTTGTGGGACGGCAAGGAGCTGATCGGTGCGAATGAGGCAGTGCAGCGGGGACTGACAGCGGCCTCACGAGAAATGGAGAATCATGTGATCCATCCGGACGAAGCATGGAATGTGTACTTCTATATGCGCAAGGAACAGCTGGAATCGATCCAGAATATGATGCAGCTGCTCTCCCAGGTCTACAGGCAGCTTCCGCATGGGGACATGGTGGCCGAGCTGTTCGACCAATTGAGCGGGGACGTGCTGGCTGAGGAATACACAGGCCGGACAGAACGGCTGCTGGAGGGAGTCGAGCAGGAGTTCCAGCAGATGGAGCTTCCGGATACACGGGAGGAGTTCGAGGTCCGTTCTGCGATTTTGCAGGTATGCCGTGAGCTGGCGCTGTACTTAAAAATTGCCAAACGCCATAAAGTTCCGGTTGAAGTGAAGCCGGTGAATCGGCTGTCCTCCTTCAAGGGCAATTGGTAA
- a CDS encoding outer spore coat protein CotE: MSLSHKRQTREIITKAICGKGRKFSTATHTVTPPHHPTSILGAWIINHQYEAVAAGNGIEVIGTYDVNIWYSYDKNKQTEVAKETVSYVELIPLSYLDPRHRASTVEVSAEATQEPNCVEAGVSPGGGSVTLRVEREFEAELVAETKVRVYVSDQADDLEDKDYDFDGESFDYDDLDPDALDDEL, translated from the coding sequence ATGTCATTAAGCCATAAACGTCAAACAAGGGAGATCATTACGAAGGCAATTTGCGGCAAAGGTCGTAAGTTCTCTACCGCAACCCATACCGTGACTCCGCCACATCATCCGACTAGTATTCTGGGGGCTTGGATCATTAACCACCAGTACGAAGCGGTTGCCGCCGGGAACGGAATCGAAGTAATTGGTACTTACGATGTAAACATCTGGTACTCGTATGACAAAAACAAGCAAACCGAGGTAGCCAAAGAAACGGTTTCCTACGTGGAGCTTATTCCGCTGTCATACCTGGATCCGAGACACCGCGCTTCCACGGTTGAGGTCTCTGCGGAGGCAACGCAGGAACCAAACTGTGTGGAAGCGGGAGTATCGCCAGGCGGCGGCAGTGTGACGCTCCGTGTGGAACGGGAATTTGAGGCGGAACTGGTGGCTGAGACCAAGGTCCGCGTGTATGTCAGTGATCAGGCCGACGATCTGGAAGACAAAGATTATGATTTCGATGGTGAGAGCTTCGATTATGATGATCTGGACCCTGACGCCCTGGATGATGAGCTGTAA
- the mutS gene encoding DNA mismatch repair protein MutS — protein sequence MAKYTPMIEQYLKVKEGAQDAFLFFRLGDFYEMFFDDALLASKELEITLTGREGGGDEKIPMCGVPYHAAEGYIQRLIEKGYKVAICEQLDDPAVTKGMVRRDIVRVVTPGTVMDGKIITDKSNNYLVCVTEDDGMMALAACDLTTGELYVTSVLSGAEWLRDEIGIYEPAEIIGDAALLDQLRSEASLLAKPVVYTPWDKREEELARRQFGEAAWVRLEKERGQCLALLISYLSETQRRSLGQLSQISPYEPGNYMILDPFTRRNLELTETVRERSKKGSLLWLLDRTETSMGGRLLRRRIDKPLLQRAPIERRLEAVDYLYNQFIVREDLRGALKEIYDLERLVGRIAFGSANGRDMNALKLSLAQIPSLKDMCLTSGSATLREIGASMDECAELRDDIDMAIVEDAPVSVRDGGIIRTGYHERLDELREASTSGKRWIAELEAKERVATGIKSLKIGYNKIFGYYIEITRSNLSSLPEGRYERKQTLANAERYVTPELKEKEALILEAQDKMTDLEYSLFTELRDRIAAQIPRLQALAEKVAEIDVYQCLAAVSAEHRFVKPKLSDGYDLRLEGGRHPVVEAVLKDSAFIANGSTLSKDEGNILLITGPNMAGKSTYMRQVALICILAQIGCFVPATSAEVPLIDRIFTRIGAADDLIGGQSTFMVEMADIQVMTEKATSRSLIIIDELGRGTSTSEGMAIAQAVIEYVHDTIACKALVSTHFHELAHLEESLQGLSNYSMAVQESGDKVNFLRKLVPGAADSSYGIYCARLAGLPEGIIDRAYGLLQSIEQAAPQGRKTLNYGSGYEGQSLPGEVREEVQQSPGQPQGSYAVPTMDSLQTVNSHSASVALSSGSAYAESAVSLASFEDAAEQEVVQLSIFGEEEPRKGRKGSAEPVSAPTVKENPVVKELVAAVQGADLMNMTPLQAMSLLNELKLKAKGL from the coding sequence ATGGCAAAATATACGCCGATGATCGAGCAATATTTAAAGGTAAAGGAAGGGGCGCAGGACGCATTCCTTTTTTTCCGGCTGGGCGATTTCTATGAAATGTTCTTTGATGATGCGCTTCTTGCCTCGAAGGAGCTTGAGATAACGTTAACCGGCCGGGAGGGCGGCGGTGATGAGAAGATTCCGATGTGTGGGGTGCCTTATCATGCAGCCGAAGGTTACATACAGCGTTTGATTGAAAAAGGCTACAAAGTCGCGATCTGTGAGCAGCTGGATGATCCGGCTGTAACCAAAGGTATGGTGCGGCGTGATATCGTTCGTGTGGTGACACCGGGGACCGTTATGGACGGGAAGATTATTACGGATAAAAGCAATAATTATCTCGTGTGTGTCACTGAAGATGACGGAATGATGGCACTGGCCGCCTGCGATCTGACGACAGGAGAGCTGTACGTGACGTCTGTTCTGTCAGGAGCCGAGTGGCTGCGTGACGAGATTGGCATTTATGAACCAGCGGAGATTATCGGGGATGCCGCACTGCTGGATCAGCTCCGCAGTGAAGCTTCATTGCTGGCCAAGCCTGTAGTGTACACCCCTTGGGATAAACGGGAAGAGGAATTGGCCCGCCGCCAGTTCGGTGAAGCAGCATGGGTGCGCCTGGAGAAGGAGCGTGGCCAATGTCTGGCGCTCCTGATCTCCTATTTAAGCGAAACCCAGCGCCGTTCGCTCGGTCAGCTGAGCCAGATTTCACCGTATGAACCCGGGAACTATATGATTCTTGATCCGTTCACCCGCCGCAATCTGGAATTGACCGAGACCGTGCGTGAACGCTCCAAAAAAGGCTCACTGCTCTGGCTGCTGGACCGCACCGAAACCTCGATGGGCGGCCGCCTGCTGCGCCGGAGAATTGATAAGCCGCTGCTGCAGCGCGCTCCGATTGAGCGGAGGCTGGAAGCTGTCGATTATTTATATAACCAGTTTATCGTACGCGAAGATCTCCGTGGAGCTCTCAAGGAGATTTATGACCTGGAACGGCTGGTCGGACGCATTGCATTCGGCAGTGCCAACGGCCGCGATATGAATGCACTCAAGCTGTCATTGGCGCAGATTCCGTCACTCAAGGATATGTGCCTGACCTCCGGGTCCGCGACACTACGGGAAATCGGAGCTTCTATGGATGAGTGCGCCGAACTGCGTGATGACATTGATATGGCCATTGTTGAAGATGCGCCGGTGTCGGTGCGGGACGGCGGAATCATCCGGACAGGCTATCATGAGCGTCTGGATGAGCTGCGGGAAGCCAGCACGAGCGGCAAGCGCTGGATTGCCGAGCTGGAGGCGAAGGAGCGGGTCGCAACAGGCATTAAGTCCCTGAAGATCGGCTATAACAAAATCTTCGGCTATTATATTGAAATCACCCGTTCGAACCTCTCTTCCCTGCCTGAAGGCAGATATGAGCGTAAGCAGACGCTGGCGAATGCCGAGCGCTATGTTACACCGGAACTCAAAGAGAAAGAAGCTTTAATTCTGGAAGCACAGGATAAGATGACTGATCTGGAATACAGTCTTTTTACCGAGCTGCGTGACCGAATTGCCGCACAAATTCCGCGCCTGCAGGCATTGGCTGAAAAAGTCGCGGAAATCGATGTTTATCAATGCCTCGCAGCTGTCAGCGCCGAGCATCGTTTTGTAAAGCCTAAGCTGTCGGACGGGTATGACCTGCGGCTGGAGGGCGGACGCCACCCTGTGGTGGAAGCGGTGCTGAAGGATTCTGCCTTTATTGCCAACGGCAGTACACTCAGTAAGGACGAAGGGAATATTCTGCTGATTACCGGACCCAATATGGCCGGTAAGAGCACCTATATGCGCCAAGTAGCTCTCATCTGTATCCTGGCGCAAATCGGTTGTTTCGTGCCGGCAACGAGTGCTGAGGTGCCGCTGATCGACCGGATCTTTACCCGGATCGGAGCAGCGGATGACCTGATCGGCGGGCAGAGCACTTTCATGGTGGAGATGGCTGATATTCAGGTCATGACCGAGAAAGCAACTTCACGCAGTCTGATTATCATCGACGAGCTGGGCCGGGGAACTTCGACCAGCGAGGGCATGGCGATTGCCCAGGCGGTTATTGAATATGTGCATGATACAATTGCCTGCAAAGCGCTTGTCTCCACGCATTTTCATGAGCTGGCTCATCTGGAGGAGAGTCTCCAGGGGCTGAGTAACTATTCAATGGCTGTTCAGGAAAGCGGGGACAAAGTAAACTTCCTGCGCAAGCTCGTGCCTGGAGCAGCTGACAGCAGTTACGGCATCTACTGCGCACGGCTGGCAGGACTGCCTGAAGGCATTATTGACCGGGCGTACGGATTACTCCAAAGCATTGAACAGGCCGCGCCTCAGGGAAGGAAAACGCTGAATTATGGCTCCGGGTATGAGGGACAGAGCCTGCCTGGCGAAGTCCGAGAGGAGGTTCAGCAATCACCTGGACAGCCGCAGGGCAGCTACGCTGTGCCGACAATGGATTCTTTGCAGACAGTGAATTCACACTCCGCTTCCGTAGCTCTTTCCAGTGGTTCGGCTTATGCCGAGTCTGCCGTTTCGCTTGCTTCCTTTGAAGATGCCGCAGAACAGGAAGTAGTCCAACTGTCGATTTTCGGGGAAGAAGAGCCGCGTAAGGGCCGGAAGGGCAGTGCTGAACCCGTGTCTGCACCTACAGTGAAGGAGAATCCTGTGGTAAAAGAGCTGGTCGCTGCCGTACAGGGCGCAGACCTGATGAATATGACCCCGCTGCAGGCCATGAGTCTGCTGAACGAGCTGAAATTGAAAGCTAAAGGACTATAA
- a CDS encoding HD-GYP domain-containing protein: protein MRTINNINNEQYVGKQLVDNLFNYKGVFVLPAKTLLTGDHIRLISQHRIMLQPQDVIQVDSATFYQIAVDDCTAAMESIFEQLRYNKSKRLPMIELRNEVIPFIQQVSEKNDFFGILAALQPKDDYTYRHNVAVGILSTLLGKWLKLKPEELGMLTIAATLHDIGKIMIPSEILTKAGPLDEEEMALMRKHTTFGYELIRDTVGTNHQQALVALQHHERMDGSGYPFGVLGHRITDFSKIVAVTDIFHAMTSERFYRPAAPLYEVLRQMEDNTFGKLDPYICSVFINKLMQSMLGNDVELTDGRVGKIILILAHDPLRPLVNIEEDFIDLSRHRDLGIVRVIPQ from the coding sequence GTGAGAACAATTAACAACATCAATAATGAACAATATGTCGGCAAGCAGCTCGTAGACAATCTTTTCAATTATAAGGGTGTATTTGTACTGCCCGCGAAGACACTATTAACCGGTGACCATATCCGTCTGATCAGCCAGCATAGAATTATGCTTCAGCCTCAGGATGTCATTCAGGTGGATAGTGCGACCTTTTACCAGATTGCTGTAGATGATTGTACTGCTGCAATGGAGAGTATTTTTGAACAGCTGCGCTATAACAAAAGCAAACGTCTACCGATGATTGAGCTTAGAAATGAAGTTATTCCTTTTATCCAGCAGGTCAGCGAGAAGAACGATTTCTTTGGAATACTGGCTGCATTGCAGCCAAAAGACGATTATACATATAGACATAATGTTGCTGTCGGGATTCTGTCTACACTCCTCGGTAAATGGCTTAAGCTTAAGCCGGAAGAGCTGGGTATGCTGACCATCGCGGCAACCTTGCATGACATCGGGAAGATTATGATTCCATCGGAAATACTGACTAAAGCCGGACCGCTGGATGAGGAAGAAATGGCGCTGATGCGGAAGCACACTACGTTCGGATATGAACTGATCAGAGATACCGTAGGTACGAACCATCAACAGGCACTTGTGGCCCTGCAGCATCATGAACGGATGGATGGCAGCGGCTATCCCTTCGGCGTACTTGGACACCGGATTACCGATTTTAGCAAAATTGTTGCGGTAACTGATATTTTCCATGCCATGACCTCCGAACGGTTCTACCGACCTGCAGCGCCGTTATATGAGGTTTTGAGGCAGATGGAGGATAATACATTCGGTAAGCTTGACCCGTATATTTGCAGTGTCTTTATTAATAAGCTGATGCAATCCATGTTAGGGAATGATGTAGAGCTGACAGACGGCCGTGTCGGTAAAATCATCCTGATTCTCGCCCATGACCCGCTGCGTCCGCTCGTTAACATTGAGGAGGATTTCATTGATCTGAGCAGACACCGGGATCTGGGGATTGTTCGGGTCATTCCGCAGTAA
- a CDS encoding ABC transporter ATP-binding protein: MLPVVQLKGVTHAYLGDREASLAIEDLNLDVEKGEFVSLVGPSGCGKTTLLSIIAGLLQPSRGEVSVCGQLIQGPSPEVGYMLQQDYLFPWRTILDNALLGLELTGNLNAASRSKTLELLADMGLAGKEQAYPAQLSGGMRQRVALVRTLATDPGLLLLDEPFSALDYQIKLQLEDLVSETLRRRGTTAVLVTHDLSEAIAVSSRVILLQRNPGRIRRIFEVPTDIRSTPPLYARDLPGFAELFHEVWKEMELAGRESP; encoded by the coding sequence ATGCTTCCAGTTGTGCAATTGAAGGGAGTAACGCACGCCTATCTGGGTGACCGCGAGGCTTCTCTTGCCATCGAGGACTTAAATCTGGATGTGGAAAAGGGCGAATTTGTCAGCCTCGTTGGGCCGAGCGGCTGTGGGAAAACGACGCTGCTGTCCATCATCGCCGGGCTGCTGCAGCCTTCACGGGGGGAAGTCTCGGTCTGCGGACAGTTGATCCAGGGACCCTCTCCCGAGGTAGGGTATATGCTCCAGCAGGATTATCTGTTCCCGTGGCGGACCATCCTGGATAACGCATTGCTTGGACTGGAGCTGACCGGAAACCTGAATGCTGCTTCCCGCTCAAAAACCTTGGAGCTTCTGGCGGACATGGGCCTTGCAGGCAAAGAGCAGGCCTACCCGGCCCAGCTGTCCGGAGGCATGCGCCAGCGGGTAGCACTGGTGCGCACACTGGCGACGGATCCGGGTCTGCTGCTGCTGGATGAGCCTTTCTCGGCACTCGATTACCAGATCAAGCTGCAATTAGAGGATCTGGTATCGGAAACCCTGCGCCGGCGCGGCACGACAGCAGTTCTAGTGACCCATGATCTGTCCGAAGCGATCGCTGTCAGCAGCAGAGTAATCCTGCTGCAGCGCAATCCGGGGCGGATCCGCAGAATTTTTGAGGTGCCTACAGACATCCGCAGCACACCTCCTCTATATGCGAGGGATTTGCCCGGGTTCGCAGAGCTTTTTCATGAGGTATGGAAGGAAATGGAGCTGGCTGGGAGGGAAAGCCCGTGA
- a CDS encoding ABC transporter permease, which yields MYEHPAPRELWLQQKHQDYKKNKRQWRSRVMAVRGSLLVLFFLVWEAGARLGWIDELLFSYPTKVFRQIWEDMVSGSLWPHLGMTVGETVVGFVLGTLLGTMLAVIIWWSPFLSAVLDPYMVVFNSMPKVALGPIFIVMFGAGFTAIVVTTLSITVIITTLVVYNSFCSVDPNLVKVVRSFGASRVQEFFKVILPASFPTVVSTLKVNVGMSWVGVIVGEFLVAKSGLGYLIIYGFQVFNFTLVMSSLLIIAAVATAMYQLVVYVEKLLLSRI from the coding sequence ATGTATGAGCATCCGGCTCCCCGGGAGCTGTGGCTGCAGCAGAAGCATCAGGATTATAAGAAGAATAAACGGCAGTGGCGCAGCAGGGTTATGGCCGTGCGTGGCAGTCTGCTAGTCCTTTTCTTCCTTGTGTGGGAAGCAGGAGCCAGGCTGGGCTGGATCGATGAGCTGCTGTTCAGCTATCCGACTAAGGTCTTCCGGCAAATCTGGGAGGATATGGTCAGCGGAAGCCTGTGGCCGCACTTAGGGATGACCGTAGGAGAAACGGTAGTCGGTTTCGTGCTGGGAACCCTGCTCGGCACAATGCTTGCCGTCATCATCTGGTGGTCCCCCTTTTTATCGGCAGTGCTTGACCCGTATATGGTTGTGTTCAACAGTATGCCGAAAGTGGCCCTCGGGCCGATCTTCATCGTGATGTTCGGAGCTGGCTTTACTGCGATAGTGGTCACCACTTTATCCATTACGGTAATCATTACTACGCTGGTGGTTTATAACAGCTTTTGCAGTGTTGATCCCAATCTGGTTAAGGTCGTGCGTTCGTTCGGGGCATCGCGTGTGCAGGAATTTTTCAAAGTGATCCTTCCGGCATCTTTTCCTACAGTTGTCTCTACATTGAAGGTGAATGTGGGCATGTCCTGGGTAGGAGTGATTGTCGGCGAGTTTCTGGTGGCCAAATCGGGACTCGGCTATCTGATCATTTACGGCTTTCAGGTGTTCAATTTTACGCTCGTGATGTCGAGCCTGCTGATTATTGCAGCAGTTGCTACAGCAATGTATCAGCTGGTCGTGTACGTGGAGAAGCTGCTATTGTCGAGGATTTGA